One genomic region from Limisphaerales bacterium encodes:
- a CDS encoding HlyD family efflux transporter periplasmic adaptor subunit: MKSTFSMCSICFLFAQAVALLAADSTNTPPKGVHTVKAGVFEVEVKLSGAFGPAKSSAIKLRPKVWADLTVKRVVAHGAEVGEGAALIEFETEKIDRRITDSKRALETARVDLALSQAEHQFASKSADLDRVSAQLAFKRLGEDLKHFQEYIKEFNVKSTHQSYSTYSNSLAYAQEELKQLKKMYEADDLTEETEEIIITRALNTVNRARFSLERAELTRLAALKFGLPREIEDRATAQVRAQLAQERLKETFESSTQRRQLSIEQKQVDFNKVVESHAKLEADRQLLDVKASANGVVYYGEFVNGLWTGRKHLTAKLRAGGNVMPNEIFMTVVTPRPLIISGSVAEKDLRQINLGTRGWATPTAAPEQRIPVTVTAISRVPTAPGKFAVTLAATLGANHGYLAPGMGCAVNLGTYSKADALTVPSTALHYDADQKPYVIGVDGDSTKNITVQIGRTSNGQTEITSGLKAGDLVKIN; encoded by the coding sequence ATGAAATCAACCTTTTCGATGTGTTCGATTTGTTTCCTGTTTGCACAGGCCGTCGCACTGCTTGCTGCCGACTCCACCAATACCCCGCCCAAGGGCGTACACACCGTCAAAGCCGGTGTGTTTGAGGTGGAGGTGAAACTGTCCGGAGCATTTGGCCCGGCGAAATCTTCAGCCATCAAGTTGCGACCCAAGGTGTGGGCGGATCTTACGGTGAAACGCGTGGTCGCTCACGGCGCGGAAGTGGGCGAGGGCGCGGCCTTGATTGAGTTTGAAACAGAAAAAATTGATCGTCGGATTACCGACAGCAAGCGAGCGCTGGAAACCGCGCGGGTGGATCTTGCATTGTCGCAAGCGGAACATCAGTTTGCCAGCAAGAGTGCCGACTTGGATCGAGTTTCCGCGCAGCTGGCCTTCAAGCGATTGGGAGAGGACTTAAAACATTTCCAAGAGTACATTAAAGAGTTTAACGTGAAATCGACGCACCAGAGTTACTCCACTTACTCAAACTCGCTCGCTTATGCGCAAGAGGAACTCAAGCAGCTCAAAAAAATGTACGAAGCGGATGACCTTACCGAGGAAACGGAGGAGATCATCATCACCCGCGCGCTTAACACTGTGAACCGCGCGCGCTTTTCGTTGGAACGCGCGGAGCTGACGCGCCTCGCCGCGCTTAAGTTTGGGTTGCCGCGTGAAATCGAAGATCGCGCCACCGCCCAAGTACGCGCTCAACTTGCGCAGGAACGTCTCAAGGAAACGTTCGAATCCTCCACCCAGCGCCGCCAGCTCTCCATCGAGCAAAAGCAGGTGGACTTCAACAAAGTTGTGGAATCTCACGCCAAACTTGAAGCCGACCGCCAATTGCTTGACGTGAAAGCCTCCGCCAATGGCGTGGTTTATTACGGCGAATTTGTGAACGGCTTGTGGACCGGCCGCAAACATCTCACCGCCAAACTGCGCGCCGGCGGCAATGTAATGCCCAACGAGATTTTTATGACCGTGGTGACCCCGCGCCCGCTCATCATCAGCGGTAGCGTGGCCGAAAAAGATTTGCGCCAGATTAATCTCGGCACCCGGGGCTGGGCCACGCCAACCGCCGCGCCCGAGCAGCGCATCCCCGTCACTGTCACCGCCATCAGCCGCGTGCCCACCGCGCCCGGCAAATTCGCGGTCACCCTTGCCGCCACCCTTGGTGCGAACCACGGCTACCTCGCTCCCGGCATGGGCTGCGCGGTGAATCTGGGCACCTATTCCAAGGCCGACGCCCTCACCGTGCCTTCCACCGCACTGCATTATGACGCGGATCAAAAGCCTTACGTGATCGGGGTGGACGGCGATTCCACAAAAAATATAACGGTGCAAATCGGTCGCACCAGCAATGGTCAAACCGAAATCACCAGCGGCCTCAAAGCCGGCGATCTAGTGAAGATCAATTAA
- a CDS encoding VCBS repeat-containing protein, translating to MRAFAGIAALLLGAGCGRDAPPPARPGTPDDGGTVPATQVQKQADGLFYRTDELHPFTGRTEAVHTNGTRRGAFAFRDGRPDGRWQEWHSNGKPRRILNYTAGKLNGEFVEWHANGRVKHRAFFESDQPHGKWDEWDATGLHAVQRVYQNGLLVSEQMPVKLMQRVNLITQLRTRFDRTMWSREMDAQRFHETLVTAWDVLRAAKDKFAVLAEFQFGSLEIGPNQKMNPTEWKAWLKARSAEGWELRGTQWRHEHYAFNNKTAESKYAFTVRARNGQSRVVLRGLLTIQWTETQNAQEQFLPGTITVSELQRDEHTGARGFAEQSAPQGSGPVLVQDLNHDGLPEIIFPANNSVQWNRGSWKFKAAKLCAVFPEPLTAAVLADFTGDGVVDLLGVPARDGPWLWAGTAETEFEQFEKPTRAFIGEAQWHGASAIAAGDVDGDGDLDLWITTYKPPFVDGQFPLPYFDANDGHPSRLLLNNGAGKFTETAAPNLRKHRRTRSASWVDLDGDGDLDLLNVADFGGLDHYANDRQGEFTDLNGTLGKARYAFGQSHAVGDFNGDGRPDVFMAGVDSAAARRLSGLQLGHQSLPEFLARRVAMGSGNRLFLGGAKGLVFNETKSKILQRTGWAHGVSGADFDLDGDRDLFVATGFSSRRTVEDYDSIFWRHDIYTQNNQPDVALAAHFKGVMGPVRANLSWHGFQPNALLLNDGQGGWREAGFLLGAGSQRDGRSVVAADFDADGRPDLLVTERHWDFKTGLNLPHVRLLANRLKPEGGWIGAHLRGAPGRSPVGAVVTARAGKKIWRHWVVTGDSWRVQHPFTAHFGLGDLTAVDSLEVRWPDGRVTRLTNPAAGKYHLLPASKAGLDKPGNGR from the coding sequence ATGCGCGCGTTCGCTGGCATTGCCGCCCTGCTGCTGGGCGCGGGTTGCGGACGGGATGCGCCGCCACCCGCCAGGCCCGGCACCCCTGACGACGGCGGCACCGTGCCCGCGACACAAGTGCAAAAACAGGCCGACGGTTTATTTTATCGCACTGACGAACTGCATCCCTTCACCGGTCGCACGGAGGCCGTGCATACCAATGGCACCCGGCGCGGGGCATTTGCATTTCGCGACGGTCGGCCCGATGGCCGTTGGCAGGAATGGCATTCCAATGGCAAACCGCGCCGTATTCTGAATTATACCGCAGGTAAACTGAACGGTGAGTTTGTGGAATGGCACGCTAACGGGCGGGTGAAACACCGTGCCTTTTTCGAGAGCGATCAACCCCACGGCAAGTGGGACGAATGGGACGCCACCGGGTTACATGCCGTGCAGCGGGTTTACCAAAACGGGCTGTTAGTGAGCGAGCAAATGCCGGTGAAGTTAATGCAGCGCGTGAATTTGATTACCCAACTGCGCACACGGTTCGATCGGACCATGTGGTCGCGCGAAATGGATGCCCAACGATTCCACGAAACCCTCGTTACCGCATGGGACGTCCTGCGCGCGGCCAAGGATAAATTTGCGGTGTTGGCAGAATTTCAATTCGGTTCGCTTGAGATCGGGCCGAACCAAAAAATGAATCCCACCGAATGGAAAGCATGGCTCAAAGCGCGCAGCGCGGAAGGATGGGAACTTCGTGGCACTCAATGGCGGCATGAACATTATGCCTTTAACAATAAAACAGCCGAATCAAAATACGCATTCACCGTGCGCGCGCGCAATGGGCAGTCGCGGGTGGTGCTGCGCGGGTTGCTGACGATTCAATGGACTGAAACACAAAACGCGCAGGAACAATTTTTACCCGGAACCATAACGGTGAGCGAACTGCAGCGTGACGAACACACAGGCGCGCGCGGGTTTGCAGAACAATCCGCACCGCAAGGCAGCGGACCGGTGTTAGTGCAGGATTTGAATCACGACGGATTGCCTGAAATAATTTTTCCCGCCAATAACTCCGTGCAATGGAATCGCGGCAGTTGGAAATTTAAAGCAGCCAAATTATGCGCGGTTTTTCCCGAGCCCTTGACGGCGGCAGTGTTGGCCGATTTCACCGGAGACGGCGTGGTGGATTTGCTGGGCGTGCCCGCACGCGATGGGCCGTGGCTTTGGGCCGGCACGGCGGAAACTGAATTTGAGCAGTTCGAAAAACCCACGCGAGCATTCATCGGCGAAGCCCAGTGGCACGGTGCCAGCGCGATTGCTGCGGGCGATGTGGATGGCGATGGCGATCTTGATCTTTGGATCACCACTTACAAGCCGCCCTTTGTCGACGGCCAGTTTCCGCTTCCCTATTTCGATGCCAACGACGGACACCCATCGCGCTTGCTGCTAAACAATGGTGCAGGGAAATTCACCGAAACCGCCGCGCCAAACCTGCGCAAACACCGCCGCACCCGCAGCGCCTCGTGGGTGGATCTCGATGGCGACGGCGATTTGGATTTGCTGAACGTGGCGGATTTCGGCGGGCTTGATCATTACGCCAATGACAGGCAGGGGGAATTCACGGACCTCAACGGCACGCTCGGTAAGGCCCGATACGCGTTTGGTCAGAGCCACGCGGTGGGCGATTTTAACGGCGATGGACGGCCCGATGTATTTATGGCCGGCGTGGATTCCGCAGCCGCGCGGCGTTTGTCTGGATTGCAGCTCGGCCATCAATCGTTGCCAGAATTTTTGGCCCGTCGGGTGGCAATGGGAAGTGGAAATCGTTTGTTTCTTGGCGGGGCGAAGGGGTTGGTTTTTAACGAAACGAAATCAAAAATACTCCAACGCACCGGTTGGGCGCACGGCGTGAGTGGTGCGGATTTTGATCTCGATGGGGATCGAGACCTGTTTGTGGCCACGGGTTTTTCCAGCCGTCGTACGGTGGAGGATTACGATAGCATTTTTTGGCGTCATGATATTTATACTCAAAACAATCAACCCGATGTTGCGTTGGCTGCGCATTTCAAAGGGGTGATGGGGCCGGTGCGCGCGAATCTTTCGTGGCACGGATTTCAGCCCAACGCGTTGTTGCTCAATGACGGCCAAGGCGGCTGGCGCGAGGCGGGTTTTTTGCTGGGCGCGGGAAGCCAGCGCGATGGCCGCAGCGTAGTGGCGGCGGATTTCGATGCGGATGGGCGGCCGGATTTATTAGTGACCGAACGCCATTGGGATTTCAAAACCGGATTGAATTTGCCCCACGTTCGGTTGTTGGCCAATCGTTTGAAACCCGAGGGCGGCTGGATTGGCGCGCATTTGCGGGGCGCACCGGGTCGGTCGCCGGTGGGCGCGGTGGTAACCGCGCGCGCGGGCAAAAAAATATGGCGGCACTGGGTGGTGACAGGCGATTCGTGGCGGGTGCAGCATCCGTTCACCGCCCATTTCGGGTTGGGCGATTTGACGGCGGTGGATTCGCTGGAGGTGCGTTGGCCGGACGGGCGGGTGACGCGTTTGACTAATCCGGCAGCGGGAAAATATCATCTATTGCCAGCCTCGAAGGCGGGGCTTGATAAACCCGGCAATGGACGGTAG
- a CDS encoding sugar phosphate isomerase/epimerase: MMNHSSDPTSRRAFIGASAALAAAALPLPVSAAAKDKPAKAKAPKARTKLALATYSYWHFTAKKYPIEKVIDHAADLGVEGVDVLHMQMAEEKPAYLRKLKRHAFLNGVGLVGLSIHQGFVKPKAADRKKNIEHTIHCMQLAHELGIPCIRLNTGRWRTISFDELMANRGIEPVPKGHTEEEAFKWCIDSIQELIPIAEKLGVHMALENHWGLARTPEGLLRIAKAFDNSPWLGVLMDTGNFLENPYKKLEMIASRTTFVQAKTYYGGGEWYSLDLDYQRIAKILAKENYRGYVSIEFEGKENPQTAVPKSVAMMRKAFGA, translated from the coding sequence ATGATGAATCATTCCAGTGATCCCACATCCCGGCGCGCTTTCATTGGCGCTTCCGCTGCGTTGGCCGCCGCCGCGTTGCCGTTGCCGGTTTCTGCTGCCGCCAAAGATAAACCTGCCAAAGCCAAGGCACCCAAAGCGCGCACCAAGCTGGCGTTGGCCACTTATTCTTATTGGCATTTTACGGCTAAGAAATATCCCATCGAAAAGGTCATCGATCACGCCGCTGATTTAGGCGTGGAGGGCGTGGACGTTTTGCATATGCAAATGGCCGAGGAAAAACCGGCGTACTTGCGCAAGCTCAAGCGGCACGCATTTCTGAATGGCGTGGGCTTGGTGGGCTTGTCCATTCACCAAGGCTTTGTGAAACCCAAGGCGGCGGATCGCAAGAAAAATATCGAGCACACCATCCATTGCATGCAACTGGCGCACGAGCTGGGCATCCCGTGCATCCGGCTAAACACCGGACGCTGGCGCACGATTTCGTTTGATGAATTGATGGCCAATCGCGGCATCGAGCCGGTGCCGAAAGGGCACACGGAAGAAGAAGCTTTCAAGTGGTGCATCGATTCCATTCAGGAACTCATCCCCATCGCCGAGAAACTCGGCGTGCACATGGCGCTGGAAAATCACTGGGGCCTCGCGCGTACGCCCGAAGGGTTGCTGCGTATCGCCAAGGCGTTTGACAATTCGCCGTGGCTCGGCGTGCTGATGGACACCGGAAATTTTCTGGAAAATCCGTACAAGAAACTGGAGATGATCGCCAGCCGCACCACCTTCGTTCAGGCGAAAACCTATTACGGCGGCGGCGAGTGGTATTCATTGGATTTGGATTACCAACGCATCGCCAAAATTTTGGCCAAAGAAAACTATCGCGGCTACGTGTCCATCGAATTCGAGGGCAAAGAAAACCCGCAAACCGCCGTGCCCAAAAGCGTGGCGATGATGCGCAAAGCATTCGGGGCCTAA